The Scomber japonicus isolate fScoJap1 chromosome 12, fScoJap1.pri, whole genome shotgun sequence sequence GGTGGCAACAAGAAGTACCGTGCTCTGAGACTTGATGTTGGTAACTTCTCTTGGGGCTCTGAGTGTAAGTTTCTCTGgaaaaacaacacttttcatttcattcacattTGATTCCTGTGGTGCACATCTTTCAATGAGGATAACTTGTCCAGTTCTGCTACTGAATGAAAGTGGTGATAATGATGACTCTGAGAAAGACCTGTCGCCTGCACTCACATTTTGAAAGAATGCATTACATTAATGtggttttagttgtttttatttaattcttttACCAATTGGGCTTGCATTTGTGTACACAGGCTGCACACGCAAGACCAGGATCATTGATGTGGTCTACAACGCCTCCAACAACGAGCTGGTCAGAACCAAGACCTTGGTGAAGAACTGCATCGTGCTCGTTGACAGCCTTCCCTACAGGCAGTGGTATGAGGCTCACTACGCTACCCCTCTGGGACGCAAGAAGGGAGCTAAACTGGTATGCTATAAATGTTTCATCTAACATCTGTCATAAGATATTGTGATGCTGTAATGATGACTTTCAGGTTTAAAAGGCTAAAATTTAAAGCAAAGCGATATGGGGGTAAAAACAGGACCATGTGCACCTAATTCGCATTTTGGTTTGAGGGCACAAGATGGTGAAATTAGggaatactttattttttagtatAGTTGTGTCTGATTTTGGTGTACGTCTTTCCATGAAGATAACTTTGTCCAGTTCTGCTACTGAATGAAAGTGGTGATAATGATGACTCTGAGAAAGACATGCTGCCCACACTGACTTGcatttcagtgtttaaatacataagaataaaataataaagctaCACTTAACCACCCCTGTATTAGCTCTAAACTGTATGTGTTGGATGTCTAATGAGCTTTGTTCTCTCTCCTGCTGTAGACtcctgaggaggaagaggttcTGAATAAAAAGAGATCAAAGAGGACCCAGAAGAAGTACGATGAGCGTAAAAAGACAGCTAAGATCAGCACCCTCCTGGAGGAGCAGTTCCAACAGGGAAAACTGCTTGGTGAGTCTCAACAATGTGCAGTGTTCTATGGTCATAGTTCTGCGTTATAGCAAAGTTCACAATAAGTTTAATCACTAACGGCATCTCTTTGGAAAGACCTTACCACTGCTTTAATAACTTATTTTCTAATTGATTTCATTGCTTCaggtaaaagaaacacaagcaaaaGTTAAATGCATGCGTCTCCTGTCTGTATGAGAAtaacagaatgaaggaaggcagaGTGCTCCGCTATTACGTTATATATTCAGCAGTGGAGAGCTGAATTGGCTACAGGGTTGTTGAGGTGAAACCTACTCAACAGTTATTTTCTTCAGATCATTCAATTTAAGTAGAGTAGCAGAGTCAGGCGAGAGGCTGCACTGCCCTCATAGATGAGTTCAGTTTTCTCTGTTCAGTGAACACCACATGCCTGGGCATTGATGAGAGGAATTGATAAACTCAAAGACAAAAGATTATGACAGTTCTCAATATCCATCCTTAGTTATCAATGTAACATCCATTTGGATTTGAAGATGACACAATTAGAATTTGGTGGTCAAGGGTCACTTTGATCTCACAAAACATGTATTTGACCATATATCCCAAAGGTCTGCTGTATTATGACAAAATATTCTGAAGAGTTAGGAACAGTACAGTAGATTTTGTGCATATTTGACCATAGTGAATTAGTGACACTGATCTTGGGTCTCCACCTTGAAACTGGGTGTGTCTGTGGAACAtccatattttgtcatttgtagCTTCTTTGCAGCAACATCCATATCTGAAAGAATCACTATTGTTCAAACATGTGacaacacacactaatacatcTCCATTAAATTCCTTAAGTCTTCACTATAAATATGATGGCTCTAAAAAGGCAAAGATGTAAACTTATCTTTACTAACTTACAAAGTGTTCACATCGAGTCTTAAAGGCCCAAAATTCAGACTGAAGGAACTTTCCTTTTTCCACTATGAAAACAAATATTCAAGAGTGCCAATATTTAAAGATACAGGTTTTGAGTTATAATTGAGGTTGAGTTTTAGTGTAGTAGATTATAAAAATTTGGTACATGAAGTTTAAAGTAAGTCTTTGGGGAAAAGGCACATTTTGGTCTGATAAGAACAGTTAAATTAGCTTTTCTTGGCAAAATGAGGCAAGATGATAAAATAAGGGAATTTTGTGGAAgttatttttttgcattgtctGATTTGGTGCATGTCTTTCCATGAAGATAACTTTGTCCAGTTCTGCTACTGAATGAAAGTGGTGATAATGAAGACTCTGAGAAAGACATGCTGCCCATAATGACTTACATTTCAGTGTTAAATACttaaacaagaaagaaaagcgAGAAATAACCTCCCCTTTGATTGGCTCTAAACTGAAGTGTGAACTCTTCAAACAAGTGTTTCATATCGAATGAGTGTTGTTGCACATTATCCTTTGTCCACTACTTGAGACGATGTTTGACAAATTTAACTGAAGTTGACACGATGCTACCTGAGATTATTAGACTGCACACTGTTTGCATTTTGAGACAGTTTTATCTACCTTATTCTAatcatgtctgtctctctccctcatccTGCAGCTTGCATCGCCTCCAGACCCGGCCAGTGCGGCAGGGCAGACGGCTACATCCTGGAAGGCAAGGAGCTCGAGTTCTACCTGAGGAAGATCAAGGCCAAGAAAGGCAAATAGATGTACAGCTGTTTGATACGTCAATAAACTCCAAATGTCCCACAAAAGTCTGCCGTTACCTCTTTCTTATTGTATTGCCATCATGAAAgttcacacaaataaacattttcctgTCAGGTTACCTGTGTTGGTAGTATTACAACAGAGCAGCACCATAATATTgcattgttttctttcctcacaTCATAAGAAATATCAGCTTAATGTAGTCTAAAGGTTgggttgaattttttttttactggattTACAGTATGTATCATGAAAATCTTCCtgtaaatgtatgattttagttgttttagacagttttaaatattgttttgtcaCAAAGAGTAGTCGCTCTCTGTCCCAGTTAGTGCAGATGAGTCTGAATGACTTTACTGGTCAGCAGAATAGTTTCAGTCATGGTGTAAATTTATACTATTGATAAAATGCATCAGCATAAGATGTAGTGGTTGAAGTAGAGTTAAATTTAGCTTTTTTGTGGTCTCATCCACAATGCAAGATCTCTTATAAGCTGACCAAATGTCAATGTTCAATTTTAATGCCTTTTCTAAAACAGTTGAGCTCATATGAACACTAACTGAGAAACCTAGCTTTAATACGGTCTACTATTAATACTGGCTGTTTCAATGTTAGTGATGTGGCCAAAATCCAGTGTTTCCAGTCATCTTGTGCACAAATCTCTTTTACAGATTAGAACGTTTATCTGAGGTTTCAGCAATTGTGAAGttttcacatttacagtttgttttagcatcaaattccctctggGTTTTTCTGTTGGGCTACAGTTGAAGAATAGTAACAAAAGGTGGGGcattggcactaaaaagacttgaGAGATCTCTGCTGGGTTtggaaatttacatttttattttttccaccacttCTGTTTACACAATTACATGTAATAAAAAGCAAGAGTGGTTTATTTCTTGAAGGTGGACTATCAATTAGTAAATTATTTTGGCATTTTGTGCACAATCCTGAGGATGACCACATTTAATTAATCAGTTACGCACATAAAACAGTTCTATCATTCACAGGACTTGGCAATACTGATGTTCAGTTTAATAACTACTTTATTAATAGCTTTAAAAGGAATGTATTCCTTTTGTCTTGATTGTCTAAAACTCTCCATAGACAGCAGGAAACCATCTCATCAGCAGACATCTCGTAGCTGTCAACATCTTGATGTGTCTTAATTCATCACAGTGATCCATCATTACAGTTTAGGAGACgatcaatcaatctttactCATATAGCGTCAAATTGCAACAAAAGGCATCTCAAGGCACtgttcacatagagcaggtctagactgtacccGACCCAACATTCACCCATGAGCAGCAcctggtgacagtggcaagcaaaaactcccctttaacgggaagaaacctcaggctgaaccgggctctaggtgggcggccatctggtTGGGGacaaagaggagggagaaactataaataaagaggagagagtggcACAGTGAcaaaaaatcaacattgttaATAATGGCAACTGCAATCATGGgctctcagtaataataatgcaCAAATTATGGTGCATATTAGTGAATCAGAATCAACAGTATTGAACAAGAGTGTTTAAATTAAAGGAAGTTATCTCAATACTCAAGAATGTGTATAGAACTTCAacttcagctttatttatttaaca is a genomic window containing:
- the LOC128369275 gene encoding 40S ribosomal protein S8 — encoded protein: MGISRDNWHKRRKTGGKRKPYHKKRKYELGRPPANTKIGPRRIHTVRVRGGNKKYRALRLDVGNFSWGSECCTRKTRIIDVVYNASNNELVRTKTLVKNCIVLVDSLPYRQWYEAHYATPLGRKKGAKLTPEEEEVLNKKRSKRTQKKYDERKKTAKISTLLEEQFQQGKLLACIASRPGQCGRADGYILEGKELEFYLRKIKAKKGK